AATTAAGTTTTTACTCTGCGACAAATTAAAAGGACCTCAAAATCACCATTCACAATTCCTCATAAAAAGCCATAAAATCTCAGACAAAAACCCTAGAACGAAAGCATCATTTTTCTGACCTGATTGAAACCGAATCGTTCAATTTCACTTGCCAGCAGGAGCTGGAGTTCCAAGCAAACTAGCATTCTGCAACTCAAGTTCAGTAATCTGTTGATCACGGTCATATGTAATGATAAAAGGAACGGCGAGAACCAAGAAAGATGTTCCAAGAATCCAAGCTGCTTTGCCAGTACTCTTGACGAGTCTTTTGGTAAAATAAGCTGTAGTGGATGCAGCATTTTTCCC
Above is a genomic segment from Papaver somniferum cultivar HN1 chromosome 10, ASM357369v1, whole genome shotgun sequence containing:
- the LOC113319162 gene encoding mitochondrial import receptor subunit TOM9-2-like, encoding MASQSRKAAITSGNGEGILSRVSSSVSESRVVYHGKNAASTTAYFTKRLVKSTGKAAWILGTSFLVLAVPFIITYDRDQQITELELQNASLLGTPAPAGK